Proteins found in one Candidatus Methylomirabilis sp. genomic segment:
- the folP gene encoding dihydropteroate synthase, whose protein sequence is MTPLVPAAPFACRRCALALDSRTHLVGVLNVTPDSFSDGGAFLDPDAAADHALRMAAEGADCIDIGGESTRPGAAAVSAEEEWGRIGPVLARLAGRCPVPLSVDTSKATVAARALQAGAAIVNDISALRFDPGLPAVVAEAGAGLVLMHMQGTPRSMQERPVYGDVVAEVRAFLAERLAVATAAGVAREAILLDPGIGFGKTVEHSLTLLRHLPELAALGRPLLVGPSRKSFIGAVLGTPVTERLEGTAAAVALAIVGGAALIRVHDVKAMARVARMCDAILGRIAPHVGAAERVPAH, encoded by the coding sequence GACAGCCGGACCCACCTGGTGGGAGTCCTCAACGTGACGCCCGACTCCTTCTCTGACGGCGGCGCGTTCCTCGATCCGGACGCCGCGGCGGACCATGCGCTTCGGATGGCGGCAGAGGGAGCGGATTGCATCGACATCGGAGGGGAGTCCACCCGGCCGGGGGCGGCGGCGGTCAGCGCCGAGGAGGAGTGGGGCCGGATCGGCCCCGTCCTCGCCCGGCTGGCCGGGCGCTGCCCCGTCCCCCTTTCGGTGGACACCTCCAAGGCGACCGTGGCGGCCCGCGCCTTGCAAGCGGGGGCGGCCATCGTGAATGACATCTCGGCCCTCCGGTTCGACCCGGGCCTGCCCGCGGTCGTGGCGGAGGCCGGAGCCGGCCTCGTCCTGATGCACATGCAGGGGACCCCCCGGTCCATGCAGGAGCGCCCCGTCTACGGGGATGTGGTGGCCGAAGTCCGTGCCTTCCTGGCCGAGCGCCTCGCGGTCGCCACGGCGGCGGGAGTCGCCCGGGAGGCGATCCTGCTGGACCCCGGAATCGGGTTCGGCAAGACGGTGGAGCACAGCCTGACCCTGCTGCGGCACCTGCCGGAGCTGGCGGCACTCGGGCGACCCCTCCTGGTGGGGCCCTCCCGGAAGTCGTTCATCGGGGCCGTGCTAGGCACGCCGGTGACGGAGCGGCTGGAGGGGACGGCCGCGGCGGTGGCGCTGGCCATCGTCGGTGGGGCCGCCCTGATCCGGGTCCACGACGTGAAAGCCATGGCCCGCGTCGCGCGGATGTGCGACGCCATCTTGGGGAGGATTGCCCCCCATGTGGGAGCTGCTGAGCGCGTTCCGGCCCATTGA
- the cdaA gene encoding diadenylate cyclase CdaA, producing MWELLSAFRPIDVLDILIVAVGSYQLLLIFRGTKALEMILGLALVYVAARFSFWAGLLTVNWILQSLLVYWFLLIIIVFQPELRRALANFGQRSAILRAFSRYGEAHTIDELVRAAVSLSAKKVGALMVIERETRLADYVDVGVDVDAALTRHLLETIFFPNSPLHDGAVIIHRGRVASAGCFLPLTLNPAVSKDLGTRHRAAIGITEETDAVAVVVSEETGTISVVREGEIERGFDGVSLRRRLEEILEPAVARRAPEPIRQAAR from the coding sequence ATGTGGGAGCTGCTGAGCGCGTTCCGGCCCATTGACGTCCTGGACATTCTGATCGTGGCCGTGGGCAGCTACCAGCTTCTCCTCATCTTCCGGGGAACCAAGGCCCTGGAGATGATCCTGGGGCTCGCCCTCGTCTACGTGGCGGCGCGCTTCTCCTTCTGGGCCGGGCTGCTGACGGTGAACTGGATCCTCCAGAGCCTGCTGGTGTACTGGTTCCTGCTGATTATCATCGTCTTCCAGCCGGAGCTGCGGCGCGCGCTGGCCAACTTCGGGCAGCGGTCGGCTATCCTCCGGGCGTTCTCCCGGTACGGCGAGGCCCACACCATCGACGAGCTGGTCCGGGCGGCCGTCAGCCTGTCGGCGAAGAAGGTCGGGGCGCTGATGGTGATCGAGCGGGAAACGCGGTTGGCCGACTACGTGGACGTGGGGGTGGACGTGGACGCGGCCCTCACCCGACACCTGCTGGAGACCATCTTCTTCCCGAATTCCCCCCTGCACGACGGGGCGGTCATCATTCACCGGGGGCGGGTCGCCTCGGCTGGCTGCTTCCTTCCCCTGACCCTGAACCCTGCCGTCAGCAAGGACCTGGGGACCCGCCACCGGGCGGCCATCGGCATCACCGAAGAGACGGACGCCGTGGCCGTGGTCGTGTCGGAGGAGACGGGGACCATCTCGGTCGTTCGGGAGGGGGAGATCGAACGCGGGTTCGACGGGGTGAGCCTGCGGCGCCGCCTGGAGGAAATCCTGGAGCCGGCGGTGGCCCGGCGGGCGCCGGAGCCGATCCGGCAGGCGGCCCGCTAA